The sequence below is a genomic window from Denitratisoma sp. DHT3.
GAGCATATGCGACAAAGTTGTTTTTCCAGTGCCGCCCTTGTTGCCAATGACGCAGATGATATCCGCCATACCGTACTCCTTGCGGCGCATTGGCCACGAATGCACGGATTATTAGGGAGCTGGCGATACTCCGATGGGCTGAAATGATGTCGATAGGGCGGCTTATTCGCCGGCGGTGGTTTGATAGATGTAAAGCTGTGTCCGCCTGCGGTCGGCCACCGCGACGATTTCGGCGGGCGGAGTATCGGGGATGGCGAAGCTGTTGGAAATCAGCCGGCTGCCCGGGCGCATTTCCGATTGTGCTTTTTGCCAAAGCTTGGCCATGGGCACGGGAGACAGGAAGGCGTACGCCGTTTCGAACGGGCTCAGATCGGTATGCCAGAAGTTGCCAAGATGAATTCTGACGTTGGTTCTCCCTGCCGTGTTGATGCGGGCCCAAAGCCAGGTCAGGGGGGCGTGCTCGATGCCCCGGAAGGTGCAGTCGGGACGCATCAGGGCCAGTCGTTTCAAGAGTTGGCCGTTGCCGCAGCCGAGGTCGATCACCGAGCACGGATGCGGGGGCAATAACCCTTTGATCGACTCGGCGGTCGCCTGGGTGCTGAGATAAAGGGGGACCCGGCTCTGGTCGGTGCGCCAGAAGATCATCAGCAGCAGGGCGAACGCTCCCAGATACCAGGTGGGCGCTATTGGGAGCCTGGCTCCCAATAGCAGCAGTGGAGTGAATGCGATATGGATGGGTATCCACCAGGACGGGGACTCGAGTTTGTAGCCGGCCAGCGCTGCGCAGGCGCCTTGTACAAGGGCTGCCGCAAGCGGGAAGGTCCACAGTGGCGGGTAGATGATCTGGATCGCTGCGCCGGCAATCAGGCCGCCCATGACCTGGGCGGCGAGTGCGGTGAGGAGCGGAGAGGGGGAGCTGGACATTGGTCGTGCGCGCGGACTGTCGGAGAGATTCTATCCGCTGGCCGGGCGGGGTATCTGGCGGCGTTGGGATGGTTTGCCGGGAAGTGGGAATTTCTGTTGCTTAAAGTGTTTGACAATCACTCTAGCCTTCTAGATAATGCGCGGCTCTCTCGGAGGGGTTCCCGAGCGGTCAAAGGGATCAGACTGTAAATCTGACGGCTCTGCCTTCGAAGGTTCGAATCCTTCCCCCTCCACCAGAGTTTTGCAGTACTGCCCGCATTGGTGTGTGGGTGTGGGTGGGGTCGAGCGGGTGTAGCTCAGCTGGTAGAGCACTTGCCTTCCAAGCAAGATGTCGCGAGTTCGAACCTCGTCGCCCGCTCCAGTTGGATCTGTGAAGCTTTGGTTTTGCGGTAGGTTTCGGTTTCGCCCATGTAGCTCAGTGGTAGAGCACTCCCTTGGTAAGGGAGAGGCCACGTGTTCAATCCACGTCATGGGCACCAATACTTTGTGTTGTTAGGTAAATTGGCTGCCGTTAGGCGTTTTCTTCGGGCCGGACTTTTTTGGGGTATCCGACATGGCAAAAGGCAAGTTTGAGCGTACGAAGCCGCACGTGAACGTGGGGACGATTGGTCACGTTGACCATGGCAAGACGACGTTGACGGCGGCGATCACGACAGTGCTGTCGACGAGGTTTGGTGGCGAAGCGAAGGGCTACGACCAGATCGATGCGGCGCCGGAAGAGAAAGCGCGGGGCATCACGATCAACACCTCCCACGTCGAGTACGAGACCGAGACGCGTCACTATGCCCACGTGGATTGCCCGGGCCACGCCGACTACGTGAAGAACATGATCACCGGTGCCGCCCAGATGGACGGTGCGATCCTGGTGTGTTCCGCCGCGGACGGCCCCATGCCGCAGACCCGCGAGCACATCCTGCTGGCGCGCCAGGTGGGCGTGCCCTACATCATCGTGTTCCTGAACAAGTGTGACATGGTGGATGACGCCGAACTGCTCGAGCTGGTGGAAATGGAAGTGCGCGAGCTGCTGTCCAAGTACGACTTCCCGGGCGACGACATCCCCATCATCAAGGGTTCCGCCCTGAAGGCGCTGGAAGGTGACAAGGGCGACCTGGGCGAAGGTGCCATCCTGAAGCTGGCCGAAGCCCTGGATACCTACATCCCGACCCCCGAGCGCGCCATCGACCTGCCCTTCCTGATGCCGATCGAAGACGTCTTCTCGATCTCCGGTCGCGGCACCGTCGTGACCGGTCGTGTCGAGCGCGGCATCGTCAAGGTTGGCGAGGAAATCGAAATCGTGGGCATTCGTCCCACCGCCAAGACCACCTGTACCGGCGTGGAAATGTTCCGCAAACTGCTGGATCAGGGCCAGGCGGGCGACAACGTTGGCGTGCTGCTGCGCGGCACCAAGCGTGAGGACGTGGAGCGTGGCCAGGTGCTGGCCAAGCCGGGTTCGATCAACCCGCACACCCATTTCACCTCCGAGGTGTACATCCTGTCGAAGGACGAAGGTGGTCGTCACACCCCATTCTTCAACGGCTATCGTCCGCAGTTCTACTTCCGCACGACCGACGTGACGGGGTCGATCGAGCTGCCGGCGGGAGTCGAGATGGTGATGCCTGGCGACAACATCGCGATGACGGTGAAGCTGATCGCGCCGATCGCCATGGAGGAAGGTCTGCGCTTCGCGATCCGCGAGGGCGGCCGCACCGTGGGCGCCGGCGTCGTCGCCAAGATCGTCGAGTAATTGGGCGTTCGGTGAGTTTGGGCGGCACCCTTTGGGGTGTCGCCTTTGTGGTCTCTGCCGCAGGGGTATAGCTCAATTGGCAGAGCGGCGGTCTCCAAAACCGCAGGTTGGGGGTTCGATTCCCTCTGCCCCTGCCAACTAAATTTGCGCACTCTCAATTCGATGGCGGACAAGATCAAGTTTGTACTGGCGCTGCTGCTGATCGCCGCCGGGGTGGTCGGTTTTTACCTGCTGGCCGAGCAGCCCATGATTCTCAGGGTTCTGGCTGTTTTGGCCGGTGTCGCCGTGGGCGCGGGTGTCGCATTCTTTACGGAACCCGGGAGGCGTTTTTTCGCCTTCGGGCGGGAGTCGGTGGTCGAGGCCAAGAAAGTGGTCTGGCCGACGCGTAAGGAAACGATGCAGATGACCGGTGCTGTTTTTGGTTTCGTGCTGGTGATGGCCGTCATCTTGTGGGTTACCGACAAGGGTTTGGAGTGGGTGCTGTACGACCTCGTGCTGGGATGGAAACAATAGCCATGACAAAACGCTGGTACGTTGTTCATGCCTACTCGGGCTTTGAAAAGAGCGTCAAGAAAGCCTTGGCCGAGCGCATTGTTCGTGCCGGCATGCAAGACAAGTTTGGCCAGATTCTGGTGCCCGTCGAAGAAGTCGTCGAGATGAAGGGCGGCCAGAAGAGTATCTCCGAGCGCAAATTCTTCCCCGGCTATGTGCTGGTGGAAATGGATATGGATGACGACTCCTGGCACTTGGTGAAGAGTACGCCCAAGGTTACGGGGTTTGTCGGCGGCACCGCCACCAAGCCGACGCCGATTTCCGAGCGGGAAGTCGAGAAAATCATGCAGCAGATGCAGGAAGGGGTTGAGAAGCCCCGGCCCAAGGTGCTGTTCGAGGTGGGTGAAATGGTTCGCGTCAAGGAAGGGCCGTTTACCGATTTCAATGGCTCGGTCGAGGAAGTGAATTACGAAAAGAGCCGTCTGCGCGTTTCGGTCACCATCTTCGGGCGCGCCACGCCCGTCGAACTGGAATTCTCCCAGGTCGAGAAGAGCTGATTCAGGGCTGTCCGGCGCCCTTGATGCCGGACAAGAGGAGCGCTGCTAGGCTGGTCCGAAAGCGCGTTACGACTCATCAAAATTAGGAGCCAATCATGGCAAAGAAGATCGTCGGCTACGTCAAGCTGCAAGTGCCGGCCGGCAAGGCTAACCCCTCGCCTCCCATCGGTCCCGCGCTGGGTCAGCGCGGCCTCAACATCATGGAATTCTGCAAGGCCTTCAATGCCCAAACCCAGGGTATGGAGCCTGGTCTGCCGATTCCCGTGGTGATCACCGCCTATGCGGACAAGAGCTTCACCTTCGTGATGAAGACGCCGCCGGCCACCATTCTGATCAAGAAGGCCGCTGGCATTCAGAAGGGCTCTCCTAAGCCTCATACCGACAAGGTGGGTAATATCACTCGCGCCCAGGCCGAGGAGATCGCCAAGACCAAAATGAAGGATTTGACGGCGGCCGATATGGATGCGGCCGTTCGCACGATCGCGGGCTCTGCTCGTAGCATGGGTATCACCGTGGAGGGGGTCTGAAATGGCTAAAATTTCCAAGCGAGTACAGGCGCTGCGCGCCAAGGTCGATAGCAACAAGAACTACCCCCTGGGTGATGCCATCGCCCTGATCAAGGAATGCGCGAACGCCAAGTTCGATGAATCCATCGATGTGTCCGTGAATCTGGGCGTCGATGCCAAGAAGTCGGACCAGGTGGTGCGTGGTTCCGTGGTGCTGCCGGCCGGTACCGGCAAGACGGTCCGGGTCGCGGTGTTCGCGCAGGGCGACAAGGCCGAGGTGGCCAAGGCCGCCGGCGCCGATATCGTCGGTTTCGACGATCTGGCGGAGCAGGTGAAGGCGGGTAATCTGGACTTCGACATGGTCATTGCCACGCCCGATGCGATGAAGGTCGTGGGCGCGCTGGGTCAGATCCTCGGTCCCCGTGGTCTGATGCCCAACCCCAAGGTCGGTACGGTGACCATGGATGTGGCGACCGCGGTCAAGAACGCCAAGGCGGGTCAGGTGCAGTACCGCACCGACAAGGCCGGCATCATTCACTGCACCATCGGCCGCGCTTCTTTCAGCGTCGAAGCGCTGCAGCAGAATTTTGGCGCCCTGATCGATGCCCTGCAGAAAGCCAAGCCTGCCGCCGCCAAGGGGCAGTACCTGCGCAAGATTTCCCTTTCCTCCACGATGGGGGCGGGTGTGCGTGTTGATCAAGCCACGATGGCTGGTCAGGCGTAACAATGAACTTTGGGCCGGCGTCGCGCTGTCGCGCGGCGCCGGGTTGTCAAAGACCGTAGGCGCCCATACCGGGTTTAATCGGGCGGAGCATTGCCGGCCTACGCAGATGGCGTTCCCCAGACAGGATTGCAGTTCTCCTGAATGAAGGTCGCCGTGGGTGCGACGAAATATTCGTCGCGTGTGCACTTGAAAGGAGGAAAGGCCTGTGGGTCTGAATCTTAACGACAAAAAAGCCGTTGTGGCCGAGGTGGTGGCGCAGGTTGCCGACGCCCAGACTCTGGTTGTCGCCGAATATCGCGGTATTGAGGTGGGTGCGCTCACCGAACTGCGGAAGAAGGCTCGGGAGTCTGGCGTATATCTGCGCGTACTGAAGAACACCCTGGCCCGTCGCGCCGTTGCCGGCACTTCGTTTGAAGGGCTCTCGGACGCGATGACCGGCCCGCTGATCTACAGCATCTCCGCAGATGCCGTGGCGGCGGCGAGGGTACTCAACGACTTCGCGAAAACCAATGACAAGCTGGTGCTGAAGGCTGGCTGCTATTCCGGCAATGTCCTCGACAAGGCGGGGGTTCAGGCGCTGGCCAGCATCCCGGGCCGCGAGGAGCTTCTGGCCAGGTTGCTGGGCGTCATGCAGGCTCCCGTTTCCGGGTTCGCCGTCGCACTGGGCGCCCTCGCCAGGAAGCGCGAGACCGAAGCCGCCGCTTGATCATTTCCCATTCGACATTGATATTAGGAGTTTCTCAAAATGGCAATTAGCAAGGATGACATTCTGGAAGCCGTTGGCGCCATGTCCGTCATGGAGCTCAACGACCTGGTGAAGGCGTTTGAAGAGAAGTTCGGCGTGTCCGCCGCCGCCATGGCCGTGGCCGCTCCGGGTGCCGGCGGCGCTGCCGCCGCCGCTGAAGAGCAGACCGAATTCACCGTGGTCCTGACTGCTGCCGGCGACAAGAAGGTCGAAGTGATCAAGGTGGTGCGCGCCGTGACCGGTCTGGGCCTCAAGGAAGCCAAGGATCTGGTGGATGGCGCTCCCAAGCCCGTCAAGGAAGGTGTTTCGAAGGCCGATGCCGAGGCCCTCAAGAAGCAGCTCGAGGACGCGGGCGCCAAGGTCGAGGTCAAGTAATCTCGATCGTAGGTTCGGGCTGGTGGCGGATTTCGCCACCAGCCCTTTTGTGCTTTGTGCAACTTTGTGTGATCTGAATGT
It includes:
- a CDS encoding methyltransferase domain-containing protein, with the protein product MSSSPSPLLTALAAQVMGGLIAGAAIQIIYPPLWTFPLAAALVQGACAALAGYKLESPSWWIPIHIAFTPLLLLGARLPIAPTWYLGAFALLLMIFWRTDQSRVPLYLSTQATAESIKGLLPPHPCSVIDLGCGNGQLLKRLALMRPDCTFRGIEHAPLTWLWARINTAGRTNVRIHLGNFWHTDLSPFETAYAFLSPVPMAKLWQKAQSEMRPGSRLISNSFAIPDTPPAEIVAVADRRRTQLYIYQTTAGE
- the tuf gene encoding elongation factor Tu, coding for MAKGKFERTKPHVNVGTIGHVDHGKTTLTAAITTVLSTRFGGEAKGYDQIDAAPEEKARGITINTSHVEYETETRHYAHVDCPGHADYVKNMITGAAQMDGAILVCSAADGPMPQTREHILLARQVGVPYIIVFLNKCDMVDDAELLELVEMEVRELLSKYDFPGDDIPIIKGSALKALEGDKGDLGEGAILKLAEALDTYIPTPERAIDLPFLMPIEDVFSISGRGTVVTGRVERGIVKVGEEIEIVGIRPTAKTTCTGVEMFRKLLDQGQAGDNVGVLLRGTKREDVERGQVLAKPGSINPHTHFTSEVYILSKDEGGRHTPFFNGYRPQFYFRTTDVTGSIELPAGVEMVMPGDNIAMTVKLIAPIAMEEGLRFAIREGGRTVGAGVVAKIVE
- the nusG gene encoding transcription termination/antitermination protein NusG, which produces MTKRWYVVHAYSGFEKSVKKALAERIVRAGMQDKFGQILVPVEEVVEMKGGQKSISERKFFPGYVLVEMDMDDDSWHLVKSTPKVTGFVGGTATKPTPISEREVEKIMQQMQEGVEKPRPKVLFEVGEMVRVKEGPFTDFNGSVEEVNYEKSRLRVSVTIFGRATPVELEFSQVEKS
- the rplA gene encoding 50S ribosomal protein L1; this encodes MAKISKRVQALRAKVDSNKNYPLGDAIALIKECANAKFDESIDVSVNLGVDAKKSDQVVRGSVVLPAGTGKTVRVAVFAQGDKAEVAKAAGADIVGFDDLAEQVKAGNLDFDMVIATPDAMKVVGALGQILGPRGLMPNPKVGTVTMDVATAVKNAKAGQVQYRTDKAGIIHCTIGRASFSVEALQQNFGALIDALQKAKPAAAKGQYLRKISLSSTMGAGVRVDQATMAGQA
- the rplL gene encoding 50S ribosomal protein L7/L12, which encodes MAISKDDILEAVGAMSVMELNDLVKAFEEKFGVSAAAMAVAAPGAGGAAAAAEEQTEFTVVLTAAGDKKVEVIKVVRAVTGLGLKEAKDLVDGAPKPVKEGVSKADAEALKKQLEDAGAKVEVK
- the rplJ gene encoding 50S ribosomal protein L10, with protein sequence MGLNLNDKKAVVAEVVAQVADAQTLVVAEYRGIEVGALTELRKKARESGVYLRVLKNTLARRAVAGTSFEGLSDAMTGPLIYSISADAVAAARVLNDFAKTNDKLVLKAGCYSGNVLDKAGVQALASIPGREELLARLLGVMQAPVSGFAVALGALARKRETEAAA
- the rplK gene encoding 50S ribosomal protein L11, with product MAKKIVGYVKLQVPAGKANPSPPIGPALGQRGLNIMEFCKAFNAQTQGMEPGLPIPVVITAYADKSFTFVMKTPPATILIKKAAGIQKGSPKPHTDKVGNITRAQAEEIAKTKMKDLTAADMDAAVRTIAGSARSMGITVEGV
- the secE gene encoding preprotein translocase subunit SecE; this translates as MRTLNSMADKIKFVLALLLIAAGVVGFYLLAEQPMILRVLAVLAGVAVGAGVAFFTEPGRRFFAFGRESVVEAKKVVWPTRKETMQMTGAVFGFVLVMAVILWVTDKGLEWVLYDLVLGWKQ